Within the Ficedula albicollis isolate OC2 chromosome 26, FicAlb1.5, whole genome shotgun sequence genome, the region CTGATGTGCAGTTTGAGTCCAAGCCGTGGGCAGAGCACCAGTAGATAACTGCATAACCAGTAGATAACTGTGCTGTCCATAGCAGGAGGGAGAACTCTGTGGAAAATTTATCTTAGCACTGACTAGAAATTTGCATCAAAACAGGATGATTTTGTCTTAAAGGGAAATAATACATTACATTGGCTTGTCGTGTCCTCCAGCCAGTGTATGGGTGAAACCATAAGGTGCTTTGTCTAGAAATGTaaagtggttttttgtttgttttggttggatATAAAATTTGACTGTCATAGGTAGATACAAACAGTGTAGCATTATAAAGCTACTTGGGCTATAGTGTACTGCATATTTGCATGCTATTTGGCATTCTTTAATAGACaagctatttttgtttttcagttctaCTTATTAagtctttggttttgtttctcttaacAGTGACTGTGTTCTTAAGCACTTTGACTCCAAAATTCTACTTTGCCCTTACAGTAACTTCATCTTTTATATCTGGACTGATATTTGTAAGTAgtccacttcttttttttttttttttttaaacagctttgGCACCTCTCAGATGACTTTGAGGGGTAAAGGGAATGAATATCTGACTCTAGAGGGTGCctttgtgctgggaaggagTTTCTCTGATGTATCTTTGCAGTTCTTTTGCTGTGTTGTATGTTGGGGCTGTGTGAGTGGGAAAATAACATGTACAGAATGCCAGAATGGTTTACTGCCCCTgactcagctccagctgctcccttgGGTGCTGTCACTGGTTACCAGAGAGAAGGGACCAGGACCTGATCCAGGGTGGTCCAGTTCTGACAGCTTGCTGTAGTCCCTGAGGGTGTGATGTGCAGGTATTTTTAATGGCTTCAAAAGGAGACGGTAATATTTTTGGTCTAAAATTTCTGCTAAGTGTCTGTCACTGCTGTTAACTCTTTGTTAGCCTCTCTCTTTCTGGTTAGCAGAACATCTCAGTTTAATGGGCAGTTTTGGcctttattcttttaaattatttttgtgaaatgaaaaaactaCACTTGTGTTGAATACTACAAATTTGGTACTATGGGTGGGGCTGCAGTTTGAATTATCCTCACCAGAAAAAGAGGATATAATAGTTTTTTGCCTCTGTTCCTAGTTCCTCTATACAGGCACTTCTGAAAGGGTTTATGAGTTACCCTAATgacctgggcagggaggaacaTAACATTTGACTaaaattgttgttttttctccagTCTCTTTCATGTTCTGTGAGTGATCCTGCATGACAGGACAGGCCAAACCAGGTCATTAGTGTCACTCTGTGCGGAGATAAGTCCCACCCCTGATGATTTGCAGGAGGCTGTATTCACTGTGATCACTCTTCATCCCTCGTGGTTTCTGGGAGGTGCCACCTAAGGCAGTTCCTGGTGCTTTTGTCTCCGCTGGCAGGTGTTTGAGTGGTGGCACTTCCGGAAATACGGCACGTCTTTCATTGAGCAGGTTTCTGTGAGCCACCTGCGGCCCCTCATCGGgggggcagagagcagcccccCCGCCCCGGCGGCTTTCCCGGCGGGGGACGGcgagagcagcaggcagagcatgCCAGGTGATTCCTGatggctcccagcagcttcccttcAGCTGCCGGCTGCCTTCTAGTGGCTTTGGCTCTGCATTAGTGCTTCTGAAAAATGGACAAGGCCTGCATCTCTCAGTgctttgccagcagcagtgaaaataaactaaataatGATCTTTTTTTACTCTAAACCGTTAATTGGTAAAAATATGATTTAGCTAATGCTAAACTTTTAGCTAAAACTGTTTCAGTAATATTAGTTATTTACTGTTCTAAATATGTGCAAGGTAAATATTGCAGGAGTGTACATGCATTGCTTAATTTTCCCACCCTGTGCTTTTGTACCCCAGAAATCTTGGggagcaaaaatatttatggaataGCAGAAGTTTATGAAGATGATGGTTGCAtcataataaaattaaagtattttttgaaaGTGCAACTGGTTTTGCATTACTGCATTTTAACTTCAAGTAATACTTCctgtgcttttaatttaaaaagtgattattttttctttttaattcctcAGAGTGCAAAGTGTGGCGAAATCCTCTCAATCTTTTCAGAGGGGCAGAGTATAGCAGGTATTAATTATCTTGCTTTCCACTGCATATTTTTAAGTTGAATCGGGGGCATGCACATGACTTCTTCGCATAGCTTGCACTGGTAATGTCAGGagacagctgcagagctgtaagATTATAGGGGTGATTGATACCAATCCTGTGTTCAAAAGGCACCAAGCCAGCCTTTGGCAGTTTCAATGTTAAGAACAAAAGTATTACCGTAGCATCAGGGCTTTTTGAGagtaaagcaggaaaaaacttTATTCAGAGACTGAGACAGTGATTCTCAATCTAAATTCTCTTTCATTAAACTATATTGTAAGTCTCCTGGTGTTACTTcatgggaaaagctgctttctAGGAAGCCAGTTCCCAAGCAGTTCAGAACTTTTTAGATTATTGAACAGTAGTACTTGAAACTTCGTGTTGGTAGCTTTAGTATTTTATTACTTTAGTATTTTATTACAGATTTTCTGCACTAGGCACATCTGATATCCCCTTGGTATCAGCATTGCTAATTTCTAGGAATGCCTCTTAGtgaaatttctgctgtttcaggtACATGTGGGTGACTGGGAAGGAGCCTCTTACTTACTATGACATGAATTTGTCTGCTCAAGATCATCAGACGTTTTTCACGTGTGACACGGATGCGCTTCGTCCTTCAGACACAGGTACTGCTGTCTGTGTCAGGTGTGTGCTTTTAGTGAGCTTCAGAGCAGTGCAGGTTATTGTGTCAAACACTTTGTGAAACTGGCCTTTCTTAGCTACTGAAGAGGTTTAAAAGCTGTAGAGCATCGTAGAGTGTTTGGGCTGGACGAAACCAgttccatccctgccatgggcaaggactccttccactgtcccaggctgctgcaagccccctccaacctggccttgaaatTGAGTGTCTAGTGAAATTTAGTGGAAAGATGTTGGTTTACGTTGTGCATTCTCTACAACTTTAGTGCTGTCAGGGTCCTGACATTTTTTAAGATCTCAcacatttcaaataattaacACAATACTGAAAACCTGGATTATGTCCTCAACAGCCAAAATGTGGTCTCATTTAAACCTTAGTAATGAATAGTGCAgtcttcagttttttttttctctatgttcTGCATGTTTAGTGCAGAAAATGTTCTCTACCTGGTTATTGTCAGTGTGGGTGTGAATTATTGTCAATTTGTCACATTCCGGAGGTGTTCCTTGTCAGCTGGCTGTGACATGTTTGATATGAaagatgtgtttttatttcacagaaggGAGTGAATTGTCTCGCTTGCTGAGCCAAGACTAATATTTTGTTTCCGAAAgaaaactcaaatatttttccacgTTATTCTTGTTGGACAGCAGGAGGTTTTGTTCCAAAAGAAACATGTATAGattcttcagttttcttatCGTCCTTGAGATAGGCCAGATAGAGAACTCCATGAATGTAAGGTTTTGGAGTTCTTTCAGGACTGGTTTTTGGTGTGAAAGTTAATAATCCTGCATAGAAAATGGGAGTTCTGAGAGTGTTGTTTTCCTAGAAGTTGGTTTTCACTTTGTGTTTTCCAGTTCTACCAAATGGAAGCATGGTGGGGAGGGATTTAGTATCATtgcattgaaataattttgaattcaaGTTGTAGTTCAAAGGACAGTTCTGAATAGATTTCACCCCTTTTACTTGTTCCCTAGAAGGCTTTCTAATATGCTGATAAATGTACATCTTGAATTGGCTTTGCCATGTGATGCCTCTCAAATGTGCTctatacatttaaaaataaattgttaacCCTTTATGATCTGACAGTTGTCTACAAGTAATCCTGGaacagaatcccaggatggtttgggttggaaggaacttaaagctcatccagtcccatacccctgccatggcagggacctcccactgtcccagactgctccagctccagggtccagcctgtcctgagcactgccagggatccaggggcagccagagctgcaacttaatatttaaatacaaaaccCTACCTGTGCAAGACACTGCTTAGTCCATCACTGTTTGATTGAAGTTCTGTTTGAAAGCTGATATTAAACTTCTGATCAGGTCTATGCAAGAACCTGTGTTTAACAATTGCTCCTGCCAAGCTTTCAGCAAATCTTGGGAAATGTTTCCAAAAATCTGTAGCAATTTAGAAATTGTACATCTGCCTGGTTGTGtaagctgtgtctgtgctctgtgtgggAGTTCTGAAATGGTCACTGAGGAATCTTCCTGCTGGTGTTGCTTTCTTAAACCAAATTTGGGGCGTAATGAGCTGTTGCTAGAATTTGATGCTTGTGGTAGGAACAGGCTGAAATTGAAACACTTATTTGTTCTTCCTTAAAACAATCGTACAGCAAACAGGAATTTTCAGACTGGGAGGGAGTGTTAATTAGAGGTGgctcccaggtgtgtcccaggtgtccttGTCCCTCAGCAGCCTTTCCATCTTTCCCTGCAGTCATGCAGAAAGCCTGGCGGGAGAGGAACCCGCAGGCCCGGATCAAAGCAGCGCATCAGGCTCTGGAGTTGAACAACGAGTAAGTTTCTACCTTCACTTGCTCTATTTCCAGCCTGAGGATGAAGTGGAAGGATACTGAGCACACTATCAGTTTCTTCGTCTAGTAATTCACTTTTAGCAAAGTTCTGAATGCTTAAAGGGGACTCTTTGGACTGGGAGTTGCACATGGGGCTGTAAATTGCCATGAGGTATTGAACTGGCCTacaaaaaacatcttttgtgctgctttttgtctTAAATCTTGTATTGCTGGTACTAACAAATGAGAAGTGTTATTCAGGTATGGAATGGCCTTAATTGAATATGAGAGCATGTATGTCAGAGGTAGAACTGTATTTGGAATTCCCAGATGCCACTCCTGTAAAGGAGTAAAAAATACTCTGTAGCATAAACCAAAGAATTTCACCCACAACTCTGATCCACTTTGTTATGTTGTCTTGTTATTTTTGTGCAAGATGTCCTAAAGCCACCTGGttttgaaaaagcaaaccaaagaaaaacctTTCCAGGCAATTACAGATAATTTTTAcagtttcaagaaaaataatttaacgtgctttaacatttttttcctttgctttttctccaaaTGGAAGGCGTGTGTGTGCTTTTCTGTAAAAtggaaaagctttctttttttcctgtcactccCCTCTTGTATTTTGGAATTTTAATATTGTCAATGCTTACATCTTAAACATAAGTGAATCTTGCCCATTTCTAATACTTCTAACACgtactaaaaataataaactttcTCCTTCAAAATAACTAGCAGGTTTTTCGTCTTTTTTCAGTTGTGCTACTGCATATGTCCTCCTGGCTGAGGAAGAAGCAACAACTATTGTGGATGCtgagaaatatttcaagcaGGCTCTGAAAGCAGGAGAGATGATTTACAGAAAATCTCAGAACTGCCAttcccagagcccccagcatGAAGCACAGCTGAGTAAGGACTTGGAGTCACATGAACTCCTGGGTTTGTGTGagcaaaaatgtaaaactgaagTTATAATTAGGGGAGGTAAGGATTGTAAGGGATagactaatattttttttctctttgtaatcAGGAAGAGACACCAATGTATTGGTTTATGTGAAAAGGAGATTAGCTATGTGTGCCAGGAAACTTGGAAGAATACGAGAAGCAGTAAAAATGATGAGAGATgtaagtaaaagtaaaaaaacgGAGTTAACCATTGTTGTCAGTCACACTGTCCTAACTGATGGTTTTAAGTTCATTTCTAGGCATCATAATGAATCtaattgaattattttcccattaGATTTTCACATCATGGTTGGATGGGGAGGAGGTGTCCAGGGGGTTAGAATGAGATGTGCTCTGATTGCTTCAAGcccagaccattctgtgattttatgggATGCAGTCCTGTTCATGCTGCTTCCTCACCAGAGTCTAACACTCTGAGACAGCAGAAACAATAAATCCTGGATTATTGTACTGATTTCTATTGAGTGATTCAGCTGCAATTCtgtatgtaatttatttttcttttctgatttgcAGTTGATGAAAGAGTTTCCACTTCTCAGTATGCTGAACATCCACGAGAACCTCCTGGAGGCCCTTCTGGAGTTACAGGCTTATGCAGATGTCCAGGCAGTTTTAGCCAAGTATGATGGTAAGTGATACCTGCTGGAAAATGTGGGTGGTTTTGAGTAAGAGTGTGagtggggtgggcaggggaTGTCTGTCCACAGGCAGGAGTCTGCCCATGGCCTCAGCAAGGTGAGCAGATTCCCTTCATCAGTAACAAATAGGGGCTTGTGGAGTGCAGGTAAAGTTCTCCTTTTGACTGAGGTCAAATTTAGGCAAACTAAATTGCATATGAATTACTTCCTATGTTTTTAAGCTACTTCTAATCTGTAAAGAAATCCTTGCTTCAATTCaaggattattttaattaatctcTTCTACATCCCTGCGTATGCCTAAATTCATCAGGCTTTTtcagccagcacacagctctgtaaGTAATGGATGTAAATGACCAAAAAggtcattttcctttttgtcatCTTCCAGGCTTGATCTTGTGCTTCTGCAGTACCGAGGTTGTTTGTCAGAGATCAGCAGTGTGCAAAcatgctgctgctccacatcAGTGGTGTGCATCAAATGGTGCAGTTTGCTTTCACTTTCCATCTCAATCAGTAGGTTTCAGATATTGTGTGAGTCTAAATAAAGgctaataaaatatattcttattttATAATGCCTCAGTTTTGCCACGTAGATAGTGCCCACTCCATGAGTGTACCAAGGGCTGCTGCCAAAGCAGGGCCTTAGCTCACCTTTGGAATGGAGGAACGTAGCAGGATTTTATGACAGTTATTCTCAGAAGTTGAGTTCTCCCTTATGTCAATTCTTCATTGCCTGAGGGAATCAAAGGTGTGATATTTTTGCCCAAATCCTGTGCCACTTGTGCATGGCCAGCCTAGCACTCAGCTCCTGTTCCTTGATCCTCTTCTGTGTGGATTCTTTTTAATTATGAGAACCATTTGCACTTTGCCCAGTGCTTCTCTCTGTTAACACCAGGAATTGTGACACTTTCTTAAGAAAgcatttgctgatttttttctgagcatcTGGAAAAATGAGTACGAGCTTCAGactgcctgcagcacccctgTGTTTTGCTCGACACAACAGCCAGACCTGCAGTAAGTGATGGACAGGCCAGGACGGGATTTACAGAAACAGCAAGAGCCATCTGACTCTACACAACGTGGTACTTGGGAATTAGAGCCCAGACTTTGTCTGCTTTTAAAGTAAACTTGCACTGTGGAGTGCTAACCTTCTCATCTGTAATTGTCAGCTCAAACTTGGCTTCAGATATTCTACAAAGTTACAGCTAATAGAATTTTCCCCTGTGGAACTGCAGAAGAACGGAAATTACGTTTTTGTTAAAATTCGTCTTCCTGTCTGTAATGTAATTTTTTGTGGTCAGCTTCTGGTCAGTCTCAGTATTGTATAAAACTCTGTTAATGCACATTTGCAAAATTAAGTAAAGATTAGAGGATTACTTTAAAACTGTGGGTTAATACAGGAAATCCATTCTGTTCTTAAGTGTATTTATATGTGCATTTCTCTTtggcttcattttctgtgtgttggtgcatttagaaacaaaaaataactcTATCACCTAAATGCAACTTGGAGTTTTCAATCTGAGACTGACTGGTGGCTGTGCAAAGAAATTCAGAGTTTCTAATCACAGTTGAAATGTTCCAGATGTTACACTCATTGTCTCCCATACCCTAGGAAAAATCTTTAACTCAAAGGACGTGGGTTTAAAATGTCTGTATTGCCACAGGATCTTACagcttaattattttattttatcacagATATCAGTCTTCCCAAGTCAGCAGCAATATGttacacagcagctctgctaaAAGCCAGAGCTGTTTCAGAAAGGTAAGCAAGGACATGTGTGAAAACAATGGTTTGTTGCTAATCTTGgattttgatataaaatatgaaagaaaaagatcttaatcttttgcattttaaaattgcttctaATCTGTAAAGAAATCTTTGCTTTGATTAGAggattattttgaatttttagtcttttttaCATCCCTAAATACATAGCAGTAACATTTCTGAGAGCAAGTTGAGCGTATTTATACATACacatgtatttgtgtgtgtaataaaacacaatttaaaactACTCTTAAACATCCATGAAGTTAGTACAGGTGAGAATGTTTTCTGTAAGCCCATGTATTGGCCAAGTGCTTTTGTATAGgttctgttttcagtgttt harbors:
- the ST7L gene encoding suppressor of tumorigenicity 7 protein-like isoform X1 → MPECKVWRNPLNLFRGAEYSRYMWVTGKEPLTYYDMNLSAQDHQTFFTCDTDALRPSDTVMQKAWRERNPQARIKAAHQALELNNDCATAYVLLAEEEATTIVDAEKYFKQALKAGEMIYRKSQNCHSQSPQHEAQLSKDLESHELLGRDTNVLVYVKRRLAMCARKLGRIREAVKMMRDLMKEFPLLSMLNIHENLLEALLELQAYADVQAVLAKYDASGKMSTSFRLPAAPLCFARHNSQTCNISLPKSAAICYTAALLKARAVSERFSPETASKRGLSTAEINAVEAIHRAVEFNPHVPKYLLEMKSLVLPPEHILKRGDSEAVAYAFFHLQHWKRIEGALNLLHCTWEGTFRMIPYPLEKGHLFYPYPSCTETADRELLPTFHEVSVYPQKELPFFIHFTAGLCSFSAMLALLTHQFPELMVVFAKACFGALTLHLPYGTH
- the ST7L gene encoding suppressor of tumorigenicity 7 protein-like isoform X3, producing the protein MPECKVWRNPLNLFRGAEYSRYMWVTGKEPLTYYDMNLSAQDHQTFFTCDTDALRPSDTVMQKAWRERNPQARIKAAHQALELNNDCATAYVLLAEEEATTIVDAEKYFKQALKAGEMIYRKSQNCHSQSPQHEAQLSKDLESHELLGRDTNVLVYVKRRLAMCARKLGRIREAVKMMRDLMKEFPLLSMLNIHENLLEALLELQAYADVQAVLAKYDDISLPKSAAICYTAALLKARAVSERFSPETASKRGLSTAEINAVEAIHRAVEFNPHVPKYLLEMKSLVLPPEHILKRGDSEAVAYAFFHLQHWKRIEGALNLLHCTWEGTFRMIPYPLEKGHLFYPYPSCTETADRELLPTFHEVSVYPQKELPFFIHFTAGLCSFSAMLALLTHQFPELMVVFAKAVLRLLWPVSAPSVLASS
- the ST7L gene encoding suppressor of tumorigenicity 7 protein-like isoform X2, with amino-acid sequence MPECKVWRNPLNLFRGAEYSRYMWVTGKEPLTYYDMNLSAQDHQTFFTCDTDALRPSDTVMQKAWRERNPQARIKAAHQALELNNDCATAYVLLAEEEATTIVDAEKYFKQALKAGEMIYRKSQNCHSQSPQHEAQLRRDTNVLVYVKRRLAMCARKLGRIREAVKMMRDLMKEFPLLSMLNIHENLLEALLELQAYADVQAVLAKYDASGKMSTSFRLPAAPLCFARHNSQTCNISLPKSAAICYTAALLKARAVSERFSPETASKRGLSTAEINAVEAIHRAVEFNPHVPKYLLEMKSLVLPPEHILKRGDSEAVAYAFFHLQHWKRIEGALNLLHCTWEGTFRMIPYPLEKGHLFYPYPSCTETADRELLPTFHEVSVYPQKELPFFIHFTAGLCSFSAMLALLTHQFPELMVVFAKAVLRLLWPVSAPSVLASS